The proteins below are encoded in one region of Limnochorda pilosa:
- a CDS encoding ammonium transporter has translation MTLASAGLPQYVKLYHAACEDTPTHVALPNSWTPESNAIAWRDMVVSAIDTVWVLVAAFLVFFMQAGFAMVEAGLTRAKNAGNIVMKNLMDFAVGSLAYWMVGFAIMFGAGSAFFGSSGFFLSGDWSFLGLNVPIEAFWLFQVVFAGTAATIVSGAMAERTRFTGYLIYSAVISAVIYPVVGHWTWGGGWLSQLGSQGFMDFAGSTVVHSVGGWAALAGAIVLGPRIGKYNEDGSINPLPGHSITLAALGVFILWFGWFGFNPGSTLSGTDPAIALIATNTSLAAAAGATLAMLTSWIRYGKPDVSMTLNGTLAGLVGITAGCAFVDIWAAVVIGALSGILVVHGVEFFDRVHVDDAVGAIAVHAVAGAFGTLAVGLFATDGGLFYGGGFEQLLVQLAGVLSVFAWTFGTAYVLFKLLAATIGLRVTPDEETMGLDLGEHGLTAYPDWAPLQPGLGSAHAQAARVSRGQTG, from the coding sequence ATGACTCTGGCCTCTGCCGGGCTTCCACAATACGTTAAGTTATATCACGCCGCGTGCGAGGACACTCCAACGCACGTCGCCTTGCCGAATTCGTGGACGCCGGAGTCCAACGCCATTGCCTGGAGGGATATGGTAGTGTCAGCCATCGATACGGTGTGGGTGCTGGTCGCGGCCTTCCTGGTCTTCTTCATGCAGGCCGGCTTCGCGATGGTCGAGGCCGGTCTCACCCGGGCCAAGAACGCCGGGAACATCGTGATGAAGAACCTGATGGACTTCGCCGTGGGATCCCTGGCGTATTGGATGGTCGGCTTCGCCATCATGTTCGGCGCGGGGAGCGCGTTCTTCGGATCCTCGGGCTTCTTCCTCTCCGGCGACTGGAGCTTCCTGGGGCTCAACGTGCCCATTGAAGCCTTCTGGCTCTTCCAGGTGGTCTTCGCGGGAACGGCGGCCACCATCGTTTCGGGGGCCATGGCGGAGCGGACCCGCTTCACCGGCTACCTGATCTACAGTGCGGTCATCTCCGCGGTCATCTACCCGGTGGTGGGGCACTGGACCTGGGGCGGTGGATGGCTCTCGCAGCTGGGGAGCCAGGGCTTCATGGACTTCGCCGGTTCCACGGTGGTCCACTCCGTCGGCGGCTGGGCGGCCCTGGCGGGTGCCATCGTCCTGGGCCCCCGCATCGGCAAGTACAACGAGGATGGGTCCATCAACCCGCTGCCGGGCCACAGCATCACGCTGGCCGCCCTGGGCGTCTTCATCCTCTGGTTCGGGTGGTTCGGCTTCAACCCCGGCTCCACCCTGTCAGGGACCGATCCCGCCATCGCCCTCATCGCCACCAACACCAGCCTGGCGGCGGCCGCAGGCGCCACCCTGGCCATGCTCACAAGCTGGATCCGCTACGGCAAGCCCGACGTGAGCATGACCCTCAACGGGACGCTGGCAGGCCTGGTGGGAATCACGGCCGGGTGCGCCTTCGTGGACATCTGGGCCGCGGTGGTCATCGGTGCCCTGAGCGGCATCCTGGTGGTCCATGGAGTGGAGTTCTTCGATCGGGTACACGTGGACGACGCCGTAGGTGCCATCGCCGTCCACGCGGTGGCGGGCGCCTTCGGAACGCTGGCCGTAGGGCTCTTCGCCACCGACGGTGGTCTCTTCTACGGGGGTGGGTTCGAGCAGCTGCTGGTCCAGCTCGCCGGGGTGCTCTCCGTTTTCGCTTGGACCTTCGGAACGGCTTACGTCCTCTTCAAGCTCCTGGCCGCGACCATCGGCCTCCGCGTCACCCCCGATGAGGAGACGATGGGCCTCGACCTGGGCGAGCACGGTCTCACGGCGTACCCCGACTGGGCTCCCCTGCAGCCGGGCTTGGGCAGTGCCCACGCCCAGGCAGCCCGCGTCTCGCGGGGGCAGACGGGCTGA
- a CDS encoding MerR family transcriptional regulator: protein MRQTDPDTPLYSIGVVERLTGLTARQIRYYEEVGLLEPARSPGNHRIYSPREVDLLLSIKSLTNQGFNLEGVRVILQQRPTGAPQEGGEPEPDSRSPTLGHPRRLSSLYPVNNREDLQTRLETSLRKAKEENV from the coding sequence GTGAGGCAGACCGACCCCGACACGCCGCTCTACTCCATCGGCGTCGTGGAGCGGCTGACGGGTCTCACCGCCCGTCAGATCCGCTACTACGAGGAAGTGGGGCTGCTGGAACCGGCCCGTTCTCCAGGGAACCACCGCATCTACTCACCCCGTGAGGTGGACCTGCTCCTGAGCATCAAGAGCCTCACCAACCAAGGCTTCAACCTGGAGGGCGTGCGGGTGATCCTGCAGCAGCGGCCGACCGGCGCGCCGCAAGAGGGGGGTGAGCCGGAGCCAGACTCCCGCTCGCCGACCCTGGGCCATCCCAGGCGGCTGTCGTCGCTCTACCCGGTGAACAACCGCGAGGACCTCCAGACGCGCCTGGAGACGTCCCTGCGCAAAGCGAAGGAGGAGAACGTGTGA
- the glnA gene encoding type I glutamate--ammonia ligase translates to MRTKEEILEEARRRNVRFVRLQFTDVLGILKNVAIPVSQLEKALDNEIMFDGSSIEGYTRIEESDMNLRPDYDTFTVFPWRTQEGASVARLICDVHRPSGEPFVGDPRFVLKRVLEEVKSLGFTAYAGPECEFFLFRLGSDGTPTTHTQDQGGYFDLGPVDLGEDARREIVITLEEMGFEVEASHHEVAEGQHEIDFRYDTALTTADNVATFKYVTRAIARRHGLHATFMPKPLFGVNGSGMHTHLSLFADGENAFYDPKGPYQLSKTALSFIAGLMEHAPGFTAITNPLVNSYKRLVPGYEAPVYVSWSAHNRSAMVRVPASREKGTRVELRSPDPSSNPYLALAVMLKGGLDGVKRGLEPPASVDQNIFEMSPAERREYGIRSLPGSIEAALERLKEDTVVREALGEHVYTHFVRAKELEWDLYRTQISRWELDQYLGIF, encoded by the coding sequence ATGCGCACCAAAGAGGAGATTCTCGAGGAGGCCCGGAGGAGGAACGTACGGTTCGTCCGCCTGCAGTTCACGGACGTCCTGGGAATCCTCAAGAACGTGGCCATCCCCGTGAGCCAGCTGGAGAAGGCGCTGGACAACGAGATCATGTTCGACGGCTCCTCCATCGAGGGCTACACCCGCATCGAGGAGTCGGACATGAATCTGCGGCCGGACTACGACACCTTCACCGTCTTCCCCTGGCGGACCCAGGAGGGAGCATCCGTGGCGCGCCTGATCTGCGACGTTCATCGCCCCTCCGGCGAGCCTTTCGTGGGGGACCCCCGCTTCGTGCTCAAGCGGGTCCTGGAGGAAGTGAAAAGCCTGGGCTTCACGGCCTACGCAGGCCCCGAGTGCGAGTTCTTCCTCTTCCGGCTCGGCTCCGACGGCACGCCCACCACGCACACCCAGGATCAGGGAGGTTACTTCGACCTGGGGCCCGTGGACCTGGGAGAGGACGCCCGGCGGGAGATCGTCATCACCCTGGAGGAGATGGGCTTCGAGGTCGAGGCGTCGCACCACGAGGTCGCCGAGGGCCAGCACGAGATCGACTTCCGCTACGACACCGCCCTCACCACCGCCGACAACGTGGCGACCTTCAAGTACGTCACGCGGGCCATCGCCCGTCGTCACGGGCTTCATGCCACCTTCATGCCCAAGCCGCTCTTCGGCGTGAACGGCTCGGGGATGCATACCCACCTCTCCCTCTTCGCGGATGGAGAGAACGCCTTCTACGACCCGAAGGGACCCTACCAGCTCTCCAAGACGGCGCTCAGCTTCATCGCCGGTCTCATGGAGCACGCCCCAGGCTTCACCGCCATCACCAACCCCCTGGTGAACTCGTACAAGCGGCTTGTCCCCGGCTACGAGGCGCCCGTCTACGTCTCCTGGTCCGCCCACAACCGCAGCGCGATGGTGCGGGTACCGGCCAGTCGCGAGAAGGGCACCCGGGTGGAGCTCCGCTCGCCCGACCCTTCGTCCAACCCCTACCTGGCCCTGGCCGTCATGCTCAAGGGCGGGCTGGATGGGGTGAAGCGGGGGCTTGAGCCGCCGGCCTCGGTGGATCAGAATATCTTCGAGATGAGCCCGGCGGAGCGCAGGGAGTATGGCATCCGGAGCCTCCCGGGGAGCATCGAGGCCGCGCTGGAGCGCCTGAAGGAGGACACGGTGGTGCGGGAGGCGCTGGGCGAGCACGTCTATACCCACTTCGTCCGGGCGAAGGAGCTGGAGTGGGACCTCTACCGCACCCAGATCTCCCGCTGGGAGCTGGACCAGTACCTCGGGATCTTCTGA
- a CDS encoding P-II family nitrogen regulator — protein sequence MKKLECIIRPSHFDAVKQALASLDVRGMTVVQVMGYGSQKGQTDVYRGVEFTVNLLPKVKIEVVLADEAVEAAIDAVTAAARTGQVGDGKIFVSDVAEAVRIRTGERGAAAV from the coding sequence ATGAAGAAGCTGGAGTGCATCATCCGCCCGTCGCACTTCGACGCCGTCAAGCAGGCGCTGGCCAGCTTGGACGTGCGCGGCATGACGGTGGTCCAGGTGATGGGTTACGGCAGCCAGAAGGGCCAGACCGACGTCTACCGGGGCGTGGAGTTCACGGTGAACCTGCTCCCCAAGGTGAAGATCGAGGTGGTCCTAGCCGACGAGGCCGTGGAAGCCGCCATCGACGCGGTCACGGCCGCGGCCCGCACCGGGCAGGTGGGCGACGGGAAGATCTTCGTGAGCGACGTGGCCGAGGCCGTTCGGATCCGCACGGGCGAGCGGGGAGCTGCGGCCGTCTGA